The genome window CTCTGCCGGCGGCGGAGCGAGCGCATCCGCGGCACCCTCTGGTTCCGCCGCGCGGCGCGGCTGGCGCGGGTGAGCCACGCGAAGACCGCCGAGGTCGACTTCGCCATCGCCCACCTGGGGTGGGGAAACCTGGAAAGCGACCTGGGGCGCTTCGGCGAGGCCGAGAAGCACGCCGACAAGGGGCGCCGCGCGGCGCTGCGCGTGGGGCGGCGGAGCCTGGCGGCGTCGGCATACCACGACCTGATGACCATCCGCATCCACTCGGGGCGGCTGGACGAGGCCGCGGCCCACGCCCGGAGCGCGGTGGCCTTCTACAAGCCCGAGCACCCGCGCGTCCCCGCGCTGGCGCACGACATCGCCTTCCTGTGGGCCTGCCGCGGGTTCTTCTCCAGCGCCGCGCCGCTGTACGACGCGGTGCTGCCCTTCATCCACCTGGCCGCCGAGCGCGTGGTGGTGCTGGCCAACCAGGCCCGCGCGGCCGGCGCCTGCCGCGACCGGCTGCGCTACGAGCGCGCCTACCAGGCGGTGGAGCGGCTGCGCCAGGCGGGCGAGACGGTGCCCGCCAGCGCCTTCTACCACCTGGCCGAGGGGTGCCGCTCGTTCGAGGAGTGGAACCGCGCCGAACAGTGCTGCCTGCTGGCGCTGCGGCTGGCCGGCGAGCGCGGGAACGCGCTCACGGTGGCCCAGGCGCAGCAGCTGCTGGCCGGCCTCCGCGTGCGCGCCCCCGGCGACCGCGACGTGGTTCCCCCCGAAGGCGGCGAGGTGGACCTCGTCCGCGAATCCCTCCTCCGCAAGCTGCGGAAGCACGCCCCGGGCGCCAGGCCCAGGGCGGTCCCGCCGGAGAAGTATCCCATCGAGCAGTAGCTCAGTAGCCCGAGCCCAGGGTCCCGTTCCCCTCGGCCGACCGGTCGTAGCCGCTTCCCAGCGTGCCGTTCCCCGGCACCGCCGAGGGCACGCTGCTCCCGTTTTCGCTCCGGGTTCCGCGGGCGCTGGCGCCGTCGGGGCCCGCGATGCTGCCGTTGCAGGCGCCGAGGACCGCCACCGAGAGCGGAAGCAGGAGGATGCGGGCACGCTTCATGGAGACCTCCAGAAAGTTAAGGGCAACAGAGGGTACATCTCGAAGCTAATCCGCACGCAAAGCGACAGCAACTGGTGTATCGCCCTGCTTCCGATCCTAATCGGACAGGGACAGGTATACACAGCTTGCGCGGAGTATGCCAGTGGGTGTCCGAATCGGCACGGGTTGGCCCATAAGAGTTGACGTCCGGACCCGCGGTCCCTATTCATAACGAACGGTATACGGAGTTGACGGCCCCGGAGCGGATTTCCGGGTCGCGCCTGAGACGCCGCCACGTTCCGGAAGCCCGGGGCGCGCGGCCGGCCCCACGGGCTCCGTAAGTGGTTGACAGACAATGGATTCACCGACCTGCGGAGGGATGTTGATGCGTCCACACGCCTCACCGGACGACCCGCCCGGCAGCCCCGAAACCGGCGACGACCCGGGCGGCTCCGAATCGATGATTCGGCCCATCCGGCGCGCCGGCCGTCCGCGCGGCGCGCGGCCCCGCACCACGCCGCCGTCCACCGGCGGGTTCTCGCTCGATTGGCCTCCTCATCGCCCCGGTCGTGATGGCTACTATGGCTCCGGCGCCTGACCCCTCCCTGCAGGAGCGCGCGGCCGAGGCCGAGCGCCTGCGCGACGAGCTGGCGGGGGTGGCGCGGCAGATCGCGCGGCTCCTGGTGCAGCCGCGCTACGACGAGGCCGAGCTGGCCGAGCTGGACGTGCGGGCGCGCGACCTGCGCCAGCAGCTGGCCCGCGCGATGCCGCCGCACGACGTGGAGGGGCCGCCGGAGCTGCGGCTCCCCGTCTCCTACGGCGGCGGGCTCGTCTCGGGCGGCTGAGATACAGAAGAAAGGAAACTCACGCGGAGACGCGGAGACACGGGGAACTCATCGCGGTTCTCCGGGTCTCCGCGTTTCTGCGTGATACAGAATCCGCCGGGAGAGTGGGTGCCGGGCCGAACAGCCTCGCGCAGTTTGCGAGGCTTCCCGTAGTTGTTGCTGCGACTTCAGTCGCCGGTGCGGGAGCCGGCCCAGCGTCAACCAGGCATCGTCAACTGCGTCATCAGGGGGGATGGAGATAGCCCCACCCGCGTCACGCCGGGCAATCACCTCTGATCGAAAAATCCGCGATACTCATCGCATGCCGAGCCCTCCACGGCGGTCCCGCGCCATTCGCGCAGGATGCCGGGTATATCACCTGGCACCTGGCACCTGGCACTTGGCACTTGGCACTTGGCACTTGGCACTTGGCACTTCCGTCTACGCCGGCATCAGCTCCCGCAGGCGCTTGGGCTCGTCGCCCAGCCAGTCCGGGTTGCTGGCCGTGGCGTCGAAGATCGACGAGGTCTTGAACGGCTCGAAGCGGCCCCGCGCGGCGGCCTCGGCCGTCCTCGCCAGGAGCGCACCCACCTGCGCGGCGTCCATCGGGCGGAAGCTTTCGGCGGCGGTGATGGCCTGGTCCAGGACCTCCATGCTGTCGCAGCCGGTGATCACCACGCTCGTCGGCAGGTTCAGTGCATAGTGCAGGCATTCCGTCGCCGTCACCGTGCCCGACTTGAGGATGATCCCGTTCGCCATGCTCTTCATCCCCAGCACGCCGATCCCCTGCCGCTGCAGTTCGGGCACCACCAGCCGCTCGAAGCTGCGGTAGTGCGCGTCCATCACGTTCAGCGGCATCTGCGCGGCGTCGAAGGTGAAGCCGTGCTCGCGCGCCACCTCCAGCATGTGCAGGTGGATGTGCGGGTCCTTGTGCCCGGTGAAGCCGATGTAGCGCACCTTCCCGGCCGCCTTGGCCTCGAGGAGCGCCGCGTGCGCGCCGTTCTCGTCGAACACGCGGTGCGGGTCCTCGTAGCGGATGATCTCGTGGTGCTGCACCAGGTCCACGTAGTCCGTCTTCAGCCGCTCCAGCGACTCGTCCAGCTGCCGCGCGGCCGCCTTCCGCGAGCGGCCGTCGATCTTCGTCATCAGGAACACCTTCTGCCGGTATCCGTCCTTCAGCGCCTTTCCCATCCGCCGCTCGCTGGCGCCCTCGTTGTAGTCCCACGAGTTGTCCATGAAGGTCACGCCGCGGTCGATGGCGCTGCGCACGATGCGGATCGCCAGCTCCTTGTCCACCGACGGCAGCGCCAGGTGCCAGCCGCCCAGCCCGATGGCGGACACGCGCTCGCCCGTGCGGCCGAGCGTGCGGTACGGCATGGACGTATTCTGCGCGCTCTCCGCCATGGGGGTCTCCTGGTTGGGGATGGGTCGCCTGCCCGCTCCGTCCGCCGCCGGTGCCAGATCCGGTCCAGCACACGAACAATGGGTACGATGAGATGCGGGATGCAATGGACTGCATCGGGAGATGGTGGGTAGATTGGGGGATGATGAGCCGATTCTCCCGCCTTCCGATCTTCGTCTTGCCGCTCCTCGCGCTCGCGGCCTTCCGCTGCACCGCGCGCGATGCGGATGCCGAAACGACGACGCGGCAGCCGGAGATGCGCTGCCGCGCGCGGACGATCGCCGGCGCGCGCTACCGCGTCTGCGAGCTTCCGCCCGCGGCGTTGGGCAGGCTGCGCCTCCTCGCCCGCGACGCGCAGGGCCGTCCGTGGCGCACCATCGAGCGGCTCGATGCCGGGCTCCACGCGCGCGGCGAGCGCCTCCAGTTCGCCATGAACGCGGGGATCTACGAACGGCCGGACTCCGCGACGGGGCTGCTGGTCGC of Longimicrobium sp. contains these proteins:
- a CDS encoding aldo/keto reductase, producing the protein MAESAQNTSMPYRTLGRTGERVSAIGLGGWHLALPSVDKELAIRIVRSAIDRGVTFMDNSWDYNEGASERRMGKALKDGYRQKVFLMTKIDGRSRKAAARQLDESLERLKTDYVDLVQHHEIIRYEDPHRVFDENGAHAALLEAKAAGKVRYIGFTGHKDPHIHLHMLEVAREHGFTFDAAQMPLNVMDAHYRSFERLVVPELQRQGIGVLGMKSMANGIILKSGTVTATECLHYALNLPTSVVITGCDSMEVLDQAITAAESFRPMDAAQVGALLARTAEAAARGRFEPFKTSSIFDATASNPDWLGDEPKRLRELMPA